One genomic segment of Pedobacter endophyticus includes these proteins:
- the ppk1 gene encoding polyphosphate kinase 1: protein MSKKKIPFFNREISWLYFNDRVLQEAADETVPLIERIKFLSIFSSNLEEFYRVRVATMTRLTNLNDKAKALLGFNPKKILNEIKNIVVKQERKFDQLFQATLINELAQNRIFILNDTQLNVSRGEFVKNHFRDKILSNIVPIMLDMEKPFPELKDRYLYFFVKLSKTDTKIREKYALIEIPPNLPRFLVLPETNDLKFIILAEDIIRYCLDDIFYVFAYDNLEAYSIQLTRDAELDIDKNINDKFIEDLKSSLEKRKKGKPMRLLYDSAMPLNMLTVLVNKLKLEAESLIPGNRYHKFGDFIAFPNVGKKELEYTPNVPLKVHGLHRTESVFAKIARRDYLINLPYQSYDYIILFLREAAIDPKVTEIQITLYRLAENSKVINALINAAKNGKAVSVVLELKARFDEQANIYWTTRLMEEGVKVNYGLTDYKVHSKICLVKRIEKDKPVYYANLATGNFNEKTAGLYCDHSIFTVKKEITNDLVKLFDALSKRTVTKGFKHLIVSPLESRSKLINFINREIRNARAGKLAYIMLKVNSLADEGIISKLYDASNAGVKIQLIVRGICCLVPGIKGFSENITAISIIDKFLEHARVYIFSNNGKNDMYLSSADLMSRNFEHRVEVGFPVLDADVKQEIQDIIDLQLQDNTKSRQINATNSNKYHKNRQSKKIRAQVDIYNYLKTKHQS, encoded by the coding sequence ATGAGCAAAAAGAAGATCCCATTTTTTAACCGCGAAATAAGTTGGTTATATTTTAACGACAGGGTTTTACAGGAGGCGGCAGATGAAACCGTGCCACTTATTGAGCGAATTAAATTTTTATCTATCTTTTCTTCCAACCTCGAAGAATTTTATCGGGTGCGTGTAGCCACCATGACGCGGTTAACCAACCTGAACGACAAGGCAAAGGCGCTTTTGGGATTTAATCCCAAAAAAATATTGAACGAGATAAAAAACATTGTGGTAAAGCAAGAACGAAAGTTCGACCAGCTTTTTCAGGCCACTTTAATTAATGAACTGGCCCAAAACCGAATCTTCATTTTAAACGATACGCAGCTTAATGTAAGCAGGGGCGAGTTTGTTAAAAATCATTTCAGAGACAAAATTCTTTCGAACATTGTTCCCATCATGCTCGATATGGAGAAACCCTTCCCCGAACTTAAAGATAGATATTTGTATTTTTTCGTTAAGTTATCGAAAACCGATACCAAAATTAGGGAAAAGTATGCGCTGATTGAAATTCCGCCTAATTTGCCACGCTTTTTGGTGCTTCCGGAAACGAACGACCTGAAATTTATCATTTTGGCAGAGGATATTATAAGGTATTGCCTCGACGATATTTTTTATGTATTTGCCTACGATAATCTCGAAGCCTATTCTATTCAGCTTACACGCGATGCGGAGCTGGATATCGACAAAAACATCAACGATAAATTTATCGAAGATTTGAAGAGCAGTCTCGAAAAGCGAAAAAAAGGCAAGCCCATGCGTTTGCTGTACGATTCGGCCATGCCATTGAATATGCTTACAGTTTTAGTGAATAAATTAAAGCTCGAAGCAGAAAGTCTGATTCCGGGAAATCGCTACCACAAATTTGGCGATTTTATTGCTTTTCCGAATGTGGGTAAAAAGGAGCTGGAGTACACGCCAAACGTTCCGTTAAAGGTTCATGGACTGCACAGAACAGAAAGCGTTTTCGCTAAAATTGCCCGCCGCGATTATCTCATCAATTTGCCCTACCAATCGTACGACTACATCATCTTGTTTTTGCGTGAGGCTGCTATCGATCCAAAGGTTACGGAGATTCAGATTACGCTTTACCGGCTTGCAGAAAACTCTAAAGTGATTAATGCCCTGATTAATGCGGCCAAAAATGGAAAGGCAGTTTCGGTGGTGCTCGAGCTAAAGGCCCGCTTTGATGAGCAAGCAAATATTTATTGGACAACGCGGCTGATGGAAGAAGGCGTTAAGGTTAACTATGGCCTTACGGATTACAAAGTACACTCGAAAATTTGTTTGGTTAAACGCATAGAAAAGGATAAACCGGTATATTACGCTAATTTGGCTACAGGAAACTTTAACGAAAAAACCGCCGGCCTGTACTGCGATCACAGTATTTTTACCGTTAAAAAGGAAATTACGAACGATTTGGTAAAATTATTCGATGCGCTTTCGAAAAGAACCGTTACAAAAGGCTTTAAGCACCTGATCGTTTCCCCGTTAGAAAGTCGCTCGAAGCTGATCAATTTTATCAATCGCGAAATTAGAAACGCCAGGGCCGGCAAGTTGGCTTACATTATGCTCAAGGTAAACAGTTTGGCCGATGAGGGAATAATTTCCAAACTTTACGATGCCAGCAACGCAGGCGTAAAAATTCAACTCATCGTTCGTGGAATCTGTTGTTTGGTGCCCGGTATAAAGGGCTTTAGCGAAAACATTACGGCGATAAGTATTATTGATAAATTTTTAGAACATGCCCGGGTTTACATCTTTAGTAACAATGGCAAAAACGACATGTATTTATCGTCGGCCGATTTAATGAGCCGAAATTTTGAGCACAGGGTAGAGGTTGGCTTCCCGGTTCTTGATGCGGATGTGAAGCAGGAAATTCAGGATATTATCGATCTGCAGCTGCAGGATAACACAAAATCGCGACAAATTAACGCAACCAACAGCAACAAATACCATAAAAACAGACAGAGCAAAAAAATAAGAGCCCAAGTGGATATTTATAACTATTTAAAAACCAAGCACCAATCGTAA
- the pgl gene encoding 6-phosphogluconolactonase: MNLLIYKTLEELNQDLADYVIKIAEMSIEENDRFNFVLTGGSSPKALYTFLATECEHRIDWEKVYFFFGDERNVPTDDENYNGLMAKKTLLDPLGIKEDHIFYVDTTLAPEKAAIEYKKALDKHFDGEDLVFDLILLGMGDDAHTASIFPHTTLVKDEEVNVASVYVEKLNTYRISFTAPLINKADNVAFLVFGENKAEAIKHVVGDTEKNFDLYPSQLIDPIDGKLTFFVDDKAVSLLES, encoded by the coding sequence ATGAATCTACTTATCTACAAAACCCTCGAAGAATTAAATCAAGACCTGGCTGATTATGTGATCAAGATCGCCGAAATGTCGATCGAGGAAAACGATCGTTTCAACTTTGTGCTCACCGGGGGAAGCTCTCCCAAAGCGCTTTATACTTTTTTAGCCACTGAATGCGAACACAGGATTGATTGGGAAAAGGTTTATTTCTTTTTTGGCGATGAACGTAATGTTCCGACTGATGATGAAAATTACAATGGCTTAATGGCAAAGAAAACGCTTCTTGATCCGCTGGGGATTAAGGAAGATCACATTTTCTATGTAGATACCACCCTGGCACCCGAAAAAGCTGCAATTGAGTATAAAAAGGCATTAGATAAGCACTTTGATGGAGAAGATTTGGTGTTCGATCTGATTTTGTTGGGCATGGGCGACGACGCACATACGGCGTCGATTTTTCCACATACCACCCTGGTAAAAGATGAAGAAGTAAATGTAGCATCGGTATATGTAGAGAAGCTAAATACTTACCGAATCAGTTTCACTGCGCCATTAATTAACAAAGCGGATAACGTAGCCTTTTTGGTTTTCGGCGAAAATAAAGCCGAAGCAATTAAGCACGTTGTTGGCGATACGGAAAAAAACTTCGATCTATATCCGTCGCAATTAATCGATCCTATCGATGGAAAGCTAACGTTTTTTGTGGATGACAAGGCGGTTTCATTGCTCGAATCGTAA
- a CDS encoding ROK family protein — protein MAIKKQGNGNNILSIDIGGTSIKTVLLDESGNMLTEYLKSKTPSEATPKDIVSGIVELIKPFPETFNRVSIGFPGYVKNGIVKTAPNLAKNKWAEVDLAQRVANVLKTPVRLVNDADQQGLGVVEGKGFEIVFTVGTGFGTALLFDGELLPHLELAHFPINKEEDYDDYVGNRAFEKIGTERWNKRLKKVIEIYKTVFNYDTLYIGGGNSKHINFKLEDNIKLVTNKDGIKGGAKLWKLADKYNIFTVNPE, from the coding sequence ATGGCGATTAAAAAACAAGGCAACGGGAACAATATTTTGTCAATTGATATCGGTGGTACGAGCATTAAGACGGTTCTGCTTGACGAAAGTGGCAATATGCTTACTGAATATTTAAAGAGTAAAACGCCGAGCGAAGCTACTCCAAAGGATATTGTTTCGGGCATTGTTGAACTAATTAAGCCATTTCCTGAAACTTTTAACAGGGTTTCTATCGGTTTTCCGGGCTACGTAAAAAACGGCATCGTTAAAACGGCACCTAATCTTGCAAAAAATAAATGGGCCGAAGTAGACCTTGCGCAACGCGTGGCAAATGTTTTGAAAACCCCGGTTCGGCTGGTTAACGATGCTGATCAGCAAGGGCTGGGCGTAGTAGAAGGCAAAGGTTTCGAAATTGTTTTTACCGTTGGCACTGGCTTCGGCACAGCATTATTGTTCGATGGCGAACTGCTCCCCCATTTAGAGCTGGCACACTTCCCTATTAACAAAGAGGAAGATTACGACGATTATGTAGGTAACCGGGCTTTTGAAAAAATCGGGACGGAACGCTGGAACAAACGCTTAAAAAAGGTTATCGAAATATATAAAACTGTTTTTAATTACGACACTTTATATATAGGAGGAGGAAACTCGAAACACATTAACTTCAAGCTCGAGGATAACATTAAATTGGTTACGAATAAAGATGGGATTAAAGGAGGCGCAAAACTTTGGAAACTGGCAGATAAGTATAACATTTTTACGGTGAACCCGGAGTAG
- the zwf gene encoding glucose-6-phosphate dehydrogenase, which translates to MKTKTALNPTIFVIFGGTGDLNKRKLAPALYNLFIEGYMPEKFAIIGTGRTEFTDESYKNALEDAVNQFSRSGKVKADKWDDFGNTIHYCPTDFAQPKTFENLKGAVEKYQNEYGAETQVIFYLAVAPNFFPIIAECLQKYKLTQDEDNSRIVIEKPFGHDLESAKELNTLLSTIFTEKQIYRIDHYLGKETVQNMMAFRFANALFEPLWNRSYIDHVQISVTEQLGVEDRGGYYEGAGALRDMIQNHLLQLLCLIGMEAPINFDADEIRNRKVEVLKAMRPFAPEDIRFNTVRGQYSKGWVEGKEVPGYRQEKGVDPHSNTETFAAVKFHIDNWRWQGIPFYLRTGKRLNQTSSLITIQFRDVPHQIFSSGVTENWQQNRLVISIQPEMSIRMQVQAKRPGLDMVLNPVDMVFDYKGTYEGDTPEAYETLLLDAMMGDQTLFMRGDQVEAAWELVMPILNTWESKKSINFPNYPADSWGPEEAEALIARDGFHWFNLPLKNKE; encoded by the coding sequence ATGAAGACTAAAACCGCATTAAATCCTACAATATTTGTAATATTTGGAGGTACAGGTGATTTAAATAAAAGAAAACTGGCGCCTGCGCTTTACAACTTGTTTATTGAAGGTTATATGCCCGAAAAGTTCGCCATTATTGGAACTGGTAGAACCGAATTTACCGACGAAAGTTATAAAAATGCACTCGAAGATGCTGTGAATCAGTTTTCTCGCTCTGGAAAGGTGAAAGCCGATAAATGGGACGATTTTGGAAACACAATTCATTACTGCCCAACCGATTTTGCCCAGCCGAAAACCTTCGAAAACCTGAAAGGTGCGGTAGAAAAATATCAGAACGAGTACGGTGCCGAAACACAGGTAATTTTCTATCTCGCCGTGGCGCCTAATTTCTTCCCAATTATTGCGGAATGTTTACAGAAATATAAGCTTACTCAAGACGAGGACAACAGCCGCATTGTAATTGAGAAACCGTTCGGACACGATTTGGAATCGGCAAAGGAGTTGAACACCTTATTAAGTACCATTTTTACCGAAAAGCAAATTTACCGCATCGATCATTACTTGGGTAAGGAAACCGTTCAGAATATGATGGCTTTCCGTTTTGCCAACGCCCTTTTCGAACCACTTTGGAACCGTTCTTACATCGACCATGTGCAGATCTCGGTAACTGAGCAGCTTGGTGTAGAAGATCGCGGTGGTTACTACGAAGGTGCAGGCGCCTTGCGTGATATGATCCAGAATCACCTTTTGCAATTGCTCTGCCTGATTGGAATGGAAGCGCCAATTAATTTTGATGCCGACGAAATCAGGAACCGAAAAGTGGAGGTTTTAAAAGCCATGCGTCCATTTGCGCCAGAAGATATCCGTTTCAATACCGTTCGGGGCCAGTACAGCAAAGGCTGGGTTGAAGGTAAAGAAGTTCCCGGCTACCGTCAGGAAAAAGGTGTAGATCCACACTCAAATACAGAAACTTTTGCCGCCGTTAAATTTCATATCGACAACTGGAGATGGCAGGGCATTCCGTTTTATTTACGAACCGGGAAGCGCCTAAACCAAACATCATCGTTGATTACCATTCAGTTTAGAGATGTGCCGCACCAGATTTTTTCATCGGGTGTAACCGAAAACTGGCAACAAAACCGCCTGGTAATCAGCATACAGCCAGAAATGAGCATTCGTATGCAGGTGCAGGCCAAAAGACCAGGTTTGGATATGGTATTAAACCCGGTTGATATGGTTTTTGATTACAAGGGAACTTACGAAGGCGATACCCCCGAAGCTTACGAAACTTTATTGCTCGATGCCATGATGGGCGACCAAACCCTGTTTATGCGTGGCGACCAGGTAGAAGCCGCCTGGGAACTTGTAATGCCGATATTAAACACCTGGGAAAGCAAAAAATCAATTAACTTCCCCAATTACCCTGCTGATAGCTGGGGCCCTGAAGAAGCCGAGGCTTTAATAGCCAGAGACGGTTTCCATTGGTTTAATTTGCCGTTAAAGAATAAAGAATAG
- the gndA gene encoding NADP-dependent phosphogluconate dehydrogenase, with protein MANNDSKQYKLGMIGLGTMGRNLLLNMADKGFSVTGYDKDHKMIAKLEEEGKAHNLVGFDDIENFINSLQTPRTLVLLVPAGPIVDSVINELKPLLSKGDIIIDSGNSHFTDTNRRVDELEKDGLHFFGMGISGGEEGARFGPSMMPGGDKQAYAVVEDVFNAVAAKVGSDPCVTYIGPGASGHFVKMVHNGIEYAIMELIAEVYGILKNGLGYSNDEICKVFTKWNEGRLQSFLLEITAEIFVFKDVETQNDLLDQIKDEARSKGTGKWTSEVSMELQLPIPTINEAVSNRDLSKFKKLRVSLEEAFGKKDTKVELSVDDLENAFYFSMISAYAQGMHLLVQASKEYQYNLKLQEIAKIWRGGCIIRATFLEDIYQAYDKDNGLEHLFGDANIQDIIKSTLAGTRKTISACINAGVGIPAFASTLTYFDTITTGRMPSNLIQAQRDFFGAHTFARIDKDGVFHADWNKLS; from the coding sequence ATGGCAAATAACGATTCGAAACAATATAAATTGGGAATGATTGGTTTAGGCACAATGGGCCGAAATCTTTTGTTAAACATGGCCGATAAGGGCTTTTCGGTAACAGGTTATGATAAAGATCATAAAATGATTGCCAAGCTGGAAGAAGAAGGGAAAGCGCACAACCTTGTGGGGTTTGACGATATCGAAAACTTCATCAACAGCTTGCAAACGCCACGCACTTTGGTGTTGCTGGTTCCGGCCGGCCCAATTGTAGATAGCGTTATTAACGAATTAAAGCCGCTTTTAAGCAAAGGCGATATTATTATTGATAGCGGAAACTCTCACTTTACAGACACCAATCGCCGGGTTGATGAGTTGGAGAAAGACGGATTGCATTTCTTTGGAATGGGTATTTCTGGTGGCGAGGAAGGTGCCCGCTTCGGCCCGAGCATGATGCCGGGTGGCGATAAACAAGCTTATGCCGTTGTTGAGGATGTTTTTAACGCGGTTGCAGCAAAAGTTGGCTCCGACCCTTGCGTTACTTACATTGGTCCCGGCGCTTCAGGCCACTTCGTTAAAATGGTTCACAATGGTATCGAATATGCCATTATGGAACTCATTGCAGAGGTTTATGGCATCTTAAAAAATGGCCTTGGCTACTCAAACGACGAAATTTGCAAAGTGTTTACCAAATGGAACGAGGGCAGGCTACAATCTTTCCTACTTGAAATAACTGCGGAAATCTTCGTTTTTAAAGATGTGGAGACGCAAAACGATCTTTTAGATCAAATTAAGGACGAAGCCCGTTCAAAGGGAACCGGAAAATGGACGTCGGAAGTTTCAATGGAGCTTCAGTTGCCGATCCCAACCATTAACGAAGCCGTGTCAAATCGCGATTTATCCAAATTTAAAAAATTAAGGGTTTCTTTAGAGGAGGCTTTCGGCAAAAAAGATACAAAAGTTGAACTTAGCGTAGACGATCTCGAAAATGCCTTTTACTTTTCAATGATCAGTGCTTATGCGCAGGGAATGCACCTTTTGGTTCAGGCGTCAAAAGAATATCAATACAACTTGAAGCTACAGGAAATTGCAAAAATCTGGCGTGGCGGTTGCATCATCAGGGCAACGTTTTTAGAGGATATTTATCAGGCTTACGATAAAGACAATGGGTTAGAGCACTTGTTTGGCGACGCAAATATTCAGGATATTATTAAAAGTACGCTGGCTGGAACACGTAAAACCATTTCAGCCTGTATAAACGCAGGCGTTGGTATTCCGGCTTTTGCTTCTACCCTAACCTATTTCGACACCATTACAACAGGCAGAATGCCATCGAACTTAATTCAGGCACAAAGAGATTTCTTCGGTGCACATACTTTCGCACGTATTGATAAAGATGGCGTATTCCACGCAGATTGGAATAAACTTTCGTAA
- a CDS encoding Ppx/GppA phosphatase family protein, whose translation MLRYAAIDVGSNAVRLLIADISKQEGKYKYKKNTLIRVPLRLGDDAFLDQHISERKAGDLVKTMLAFKNLMDVYHVSEYLACATSAMREARNGEDIVKQIKEQANLSLEIIEGQREANIIYANHIEENLDENKTYLYIDVGGGSTELSVFVKGVPEASRSFNIGTIRMLDNQDKEETWDEMREWVKEHTKAYKHLAAIGTGGNINKLFRMSDEKDGAPMSLQKLNALYNKLTSYSLKERIHVLGLNADRADVIIPASEIYLTLMKWTGIKQIFVPKVGMADGIINLLIEENLD comes from the coding sequence ATGTTAAGATACGCAGCTATAGATGTTGGTTCGAATGCAGTGAGGTTACTCATTGCTGATATCAGTAAACAAGAAGGAAAATACAAGTATAAAAAGAACACGCTGATTCGTGTGCCGTTACGTTTGGGCGATGATGCCTTTCTGGATCAGCATATTTCGGAGCGAAAGGCAGGCGACCTCGTAAAAACGATGCTTGCCTTTAAAAATCTGATGGACGTTTATCATGTGTCTGAATATTTGGCCTGCGCTACTTCTGCCATGCGTGAAGCCCGGAATGGCGAAGATATCGTAAAGCAAATTAAAGAACAAGCCAACCTGAGTCTCGAAATTATTGAGGGCCAAAGGGAAGCCAACATCATTTATGCTAACCATATCGAAGAAAACCTCGACGAAAATAAAACTTACCTCTACATTGATGTGGGCGGCGGCAGTACAGAGCTATCGGTTTTTGTAAAGGGCGTTCCCGAAGCATCGAGGTCGTTTAACATCGGAACAATACGGATGTTGGATAATCAGGATAAAGAAGAAACCTGGGATGAAATGAGAGAATGGGTAAAGGAGCATACAAAGGCTTATAAACATTTGGCTGCAATTGGCACGGGTGGAAACATCAACAAGCTTTTTCGCATGAGCGATGAAAAGGACGGAGCGCCAATGTCGTTGCAAAAGTTGAATGCACTGTACAATAAACTTACCAGCTATTCGCTAAAAGAGCGCATTCATGTGCTGGGCTTAAATGCCGATCGTGCTGATGTAATTATCCCGGCCAGCGAAATTTATTTAACGTTGATGAAATGGACCGGAATTAAGCAGATTTTTGTTCCGAAAGTGGGGATGGCTGATGGTATTATTAATTTGTTAATTGAAGAGAATTTGGATTAA